In the genome of Paenibacillus sp. GP183, the window CCCTGGATTGGGTCGAAAAACATTTACCTACAGCACCCATCTATAAAAATTAAAATTGGACCAAACAGCCATGTTGGCGGTTCCAGATTCGGACGAAAAAGACGCTGACATCATCCGGTCAGCGTCTTTATAATTGGTGGAGTTTTCCAACATGTTTTCAACCCAAAATACCACATAATACCATAAATTATCTTAATGTTGTTCAACAAGCCTGACCGTTAGTTGAATCAAAGCTTCATTTTTAGACCCTCATGAGTCGGTTTAAATCCTAAACGTTCATAAAAACGCAACGCATCATAGGCCGGCTGTTTTTTGCAGTCGGCTTTACTTTTGCAATAAAAAACTTGCCGTTACTTGTGATACGGTTCACCACACTAAAAACAATGCTGAGCGTAGCCCCTTGTAGGGACATTTTAGAATTTTAAATAAAACAAATGATTATATTTTTATATCATGATAGCATTCGAAATGTAGTAAATATAATACAGAAAGGAAGAAAAAAAGATATGAATATTAAAGTCGTAACTCTTCCAAAATATCGCATCGCATATGTGCGACAAGTTGGACCATATGGTCCTGGAAACATTCAAGCAATGGAAAAGCTAAAAAAATGGGCTGAGGATAAACATCTAATTGCTGAATCGGCAATAATGCTCGGAATTGCGCAAGATAACCCGGAAACGACACTTCCTGAAAACTGTCGATATGATGCTTGTATTGTCATTTCAAACGATTATCAAATTGATAATTCAATTTGCGAAAGTGAACTTTCTGGTGGAAAATATTTTATTTGCAAAGTCAAGCATACAGCGGAAGATATTCAAAAAGCATGGGCTGAAATTTTTCCAGCTTTACAAAACAGTGGATATCAAATTGACAACAAACCGATTTTTGAAAGATACAATGGTGATATGATTTACAATGATTATTGCGAAATATGTGTACCTGTAAAACCGTTTTAGTTTGATTTGATAACTAAAGAAAGCCGGGGCAAGGTTTCCCTCAACCCGGCTCTCCGGCTTCATGCAAAGATAATTATTTTTGTCAACTTCTTCAACGAACCGTTAGCTGAATTAGAATGGATTTTCACCTTTAATAAAAGGAATGAAAACAGCATAAACTGGTTCCTCGTTAACAGAATACGTCTGAATTTAAAAACTTCTTCAGGTAGATATTATTTGCAGGATTTAAACTCGGAAGATCGGTTACGTCAAAAAAACGAGCCTCATGTGATTCGGTCTGATCGCTCATTAATTGTCCCGAGAAATCCTTACAAAGATATAATGCTGTTACCGAATACAGTTCATCTCCATTTTTTAATTTTAGATAGAGATCCGGACCAGAAAATAGATCTAACATTGTTATATGGTTTATTCTTAAGCCAGTTTCCTCGTATGCTTCCCTCATTGCTGTATCCTCTAATGACTCCCCTGGTTCCATAAGACCGCCAGGTAATCCCCAATCACCATCTTTGCGATGTTGTAAAAGAATTTGTTGGTTCTCATTTTGAATTATAACTACTGCACCAACTAGAATTAATGGTCTTGTCCCAACTAATGAACGTAATTCACGGATATAGTCGCTCATAAAATCACCTCCGATAGTTTTCAATATCAATATAATAACAGAAACTATCCGGAAGTTTTCCCTAAGTAAAAACCCAACTTTTTAATTTTCATGGGAGCTTAATGACAAAATCAAGTTATACGAAGAATGATTCCGGATACCTTAACTCACCTTGTAAACTGTTTGTTTTTCCTTGGGTTAATTCATACACCATAAAGACATCGTAAGATACATTAAACTGTTTTAGTTCGAATCTATATTTTCTCGCTGGTTTAAATCCGAACTTGGGATAATAAGTTGGATGTCCTATCAAAAATACTCTCCTGCCAGTTAGCACAGCAGGCCATCGAGTTTATCACTTGCAGCCTGCTTGATCTTTGTTATGGTAAATCTGCGGTAGCCTGCTGTGGTATTTTATTGAGCTATTGTTTCCGTTAGCGTAGCGCCAGCACTTTTACCTGCGATAAGCTTCATCGTGCAAAGCATTCCGAATTATGGATGGTTTTTTAATGTACTTAATAAATCAATGTACTTTTTAACCTCAGACCAATGTGAAATACGATACACCATTTTATTATGGATGTTCATATTATATGGTTGTTGAAATAAGATTACGGGTTTTTGCTTCAGAGCAAATTCCATTGCGTAGTGCGGACCATCATCAATTAAAACATTCACACTCGACTTCTCGCATTCATGAATTTTGTTTTCTGTAAAAATAATATTGTGATAAGGTATATCATTATGCTTTAGCCATTCAATTGTAATATCACGAAATATGGAAGGTCTAGCTGTGATAACTGATATCTGATTTTCAATAAACAAATTTTGAATTATTTCGATAGCCATTGGATAGGGATTAGAGTTCCAATGGATTTCATGACCATAAAGATAATACACATTTTCGTATTGCTCTTTATCCCAGCCATATAATCGATACAAATAAAAGTCATTAACATCATCGGCTCTCACTGATAGTCCTGTAACTTTATTAAAGCAATCCAAAAAAGCCGTAGTTGCATCTAGAACGGTATTATCTAAATCAATCCCTATATGCACATAACCAACTCCTTGAAAATAGCCTGGCTGATGGTAAATGAAATGAAAGATCAATTGAAAAAAAAGCCGTCTCTTAACAGGAGGACTCGGAAACTATTCGTATGTATTCCGTTAGAGGCAACAGCCACTACTGTATCTCCATTGCGTATTGCTGAACCGTCTATGATTTTCGATTTATCAAATTCGCCGTAAAACCCCTTGCTTTAGCCATGGGGATATAAGGCAATTTGCTCTGCATCCCTTTAGGGATGTTAAGAGCAAAATTCTTAAATTCTCTCTTTAAAACATGTTAGATAAACTACATTAAACTAACTATTTGTGATACAATTTACTGTAGGTGATGACATTGAGTAGAAAAGCAGAAAGTAATCATAATATCGTTTTTGATTGTAAATATCATGTTGTTTTTTGTCCTAAGTATCGAAAAAAGGTACTCAAAGAACCAATTGATACAAGGCTAAAAAGTTTGTTTTTAGAGAAGTCTAAAGCGTTAAACACAGAAATCGTTGAAATGGAAATCATGCCCGATCATGTTCATTTGCTCATCAAATGCGATCCACAGTTTGGAATCCACAAAGTAGTGAAACATTTGAAAGGGTACACGTCAAGAGTGCTAAGACTAGAGTTTAACCATCTAAAAAGTAGACTCCCTTCCCTATGGACAAACTCGTATTTTGTTGCAACCGTAGGTACAGTTCAACTGGATGTAATCAAAAAATATATTGAAAGCCAAAAAGAACGAGGTGAATAGTATTGCTTGTTGCCTACAAATACCGAATATACCCAACAAAAGAGCAAAAACAGAAGATACAATTTACTCTTGAACGCTGCCGTTTGTTGTATAACCGGTTACTAGAGGAACGTATTCTTGCCTACAAACAAGAAGGGAAAACACCGAACTACTACGATCAAGCAAACACGTTCAACGAGCGTAAACAACACATTCCGGCATTAAAGCAAGTGCATTCGCAAGTGTTACAGGATGTTGCGAAACGATTGGATAAGGCGTATCAAGCATTTTTTAGACGAGTGAAGCAAGCCGAGACTCCAGGGTTCCCACGTTTCAAACCACAATCGAGGTACGATTCGTTTACCTATCCGCAAGGCGGGTACACAATCCATGGCAATAAAATAAAGCTATCCAAGATCGGTGAAGTGAAAATAAAACGACATCGAGAACTGCAAGGCAAGATGAAAACCTGTTCCATCCTTGTCAAAAACGGAAAATACTATGCTTGTTTTTCGTGTGAAATTGAAGCCAAACCTTTGCCTATAACAAACATGAAGGTGGGTATCGACTTAGGACTCAAACACCTTGCAATACCATCTGAAGGAGAACCGATAGAATCACCCAAATATCTTCGTCTAAGTGAACAACGATTGAAACATCTACAACGTGCCGTATCCAAAAAGAAAAAAGGTTCGAAACGTAGAAGCAAAGCTGTACATCAATTGGCGAAATTGCATGAGCATGTAGCCAATCAGCGAAAAGATCATGCGCACAAGGTTTCTCGTAAACTCGTAAACCAGTACCAATTGATTGCTTTTGAAGATTTAAACGTATTAGGGTTGGTTAAGAACCATCATCTTGCAAAAAGCATTGTTGATGCAGGATGGCAGCAACTCGTACAATTCGTGATGTACAAGGCTGAAAGTGCCGGTCGTCAAGTGGTGCAAGTGAATCCATACAACACATCTCAACAATGCTCCAACTGTGGTGAAATCGTCAAAAAAACACTATCCGAACGAACGCATCAATGTTCTTGCGGATACGTTGCAGATCGGGACGTAAATGCGGCGATTAACATACTAAACCTAGCTTTGAAAAACGTATCGTAACCTAAAAAAGACTAGGCTTGGATAGAGCCTCCAAGGAGGGGAAAGGTTACGATCCCCGATGATCTGAGAAGCCCCTGCCTTTAGGCATGGGAGCATGTCACCTACGATTCCAACAATACTGGATGTGAGTATATATGAACCTTTCTCCAATACCCCCGGTTGTATCGAAGTCTCGCTGATGGTTTCTTTATCGACTGTGCCGCAAATGAATTTATTGCTTTAAACAGGACTTTTGTAGATCATCACTCGATAATGTACTCACCTAAAATCTTTTCTATTGAGGTAACTAAATTGTCTGCAGCACCCCAATCGAAATTGAAAATCAATCCTTCGGAGCTTCCTGTAGCGATAGCTCTAACGTTTGTTGGGCCTTTTAAATTATCGATAATAACAATTAGCGCTGCACGATTTTTCGATCTAAAGTAATATTTTTCATATATCTGAGTGCCAATAAGTTTATCCTGTCCAACAACATTATATTCTTCATGTACTAGATCGGCATTCTGGTTATCTTTAACAAAATCCAAAGCCTCCAATGGCGCGATACTGACATTAAAACTAATTTTACTCATATATCCATCTCCCCATAACGTAAGAGTGTTTATCATTTATACGATTTAAAAAACGGCGGATTTATCTTATTCAAGAGATGAGATTTCTTCTAAAATTTCATCGGGAAGAGGTTCATTTTTTAATATTTGAAGAATGTGTTTATCTGCTCCTTTCTCCTTCAAAAACGAAAGTAATAAGTCTGCCTTATCCTTTCGGTTCAATAGAGAATAAGCAACATACCACACTTCGGGATTGCCAACTTGAATACCATCCCAAAGCAAAACCGGAATGGTTGGCAATTTGCAAAGACCTTTGTCGGTAAAAATTGAGAAATTCCCTGATACCTCCACTTGGGGAACCTCTTTATGGATTAAAAGTTTATATTTGCTTCCAAAAGGATAATCTCCACTCGTTATTTCTTGTACATAGAGGTTTTGTAAAGCCTTCAAAACCTGCTCCTTAGGGGCTTCAGTCATAATATCCCAGTCACGAACTGAATTTGTTAAGCCCAAGCAATGTAACAAACCACTACCACCTAAAGCATAAGTAATACCATATCGTTTAAGTTCCTCTGTTGCTGCAATTAAATTACTAATATCCGGCTTCATCTACATCCCCTAGCTTAATGACGTGGGTCACAGATCACATTGAAACATTTGATGTACAAAATCTTAATGGATTAGCCCTGATTAGCCTTTTGTTTAGTTAAACATGTATTGAAGTTGCCACCCTTCAGATGCAGTATGATTGCTAAAAATAAATAGACAATCTTGATTAAGGTACGGTGTGTCATCTTTGGCATTATGCTTGATTTCAACATGAACATCTAACTCAGCATGTTGATTAGGTTTAAATACTGGTTTATCCAACACCTTAAAACTAATAACACCATCACCGAAGCGGCTAAGTGCATCTATCGAATTAAAATCATAGCCATCAACAAAACTTTTAGCATGCAAATTATAATAATGCAAATACGCATCGAGGAAGGCGACAATTTCCTTTCCATCAGCAGTTAATTCCTGACGCTTTGACTTACTCATAATCGACTCATTAATCGGTAAAGACACTTTTGGCGTAGCTGTCGGTTGGGCAATCGGTGAAGGCTTCTCGGTCACCGTAGGAGTCTTAGAAGGGGCTACTGTAGATTTCACGGTTTCCGTAGGTTTAACGTTCGGTGATGGTTTTTCGGAAGGCATTACGCTTGTTATCGGCGTTTCCGTAGGCACTACAATAGGAATTAGTGTTGAGGAGAGTGAAGGACTAACACCTGGAGTTACAGATATAGTAGATTCTGTATTTTTCTCTCTCGATCCACAAGCAGATAATACAAAGATTAATAATATATAACTGGTTATTAAGACATTTTTCAATGTTACGCCTCCAAGTTTAATAATGTAAATAATTTATTCATGAACCATCTTCCTGTAATTACTTCTAATCCGTTAGACGTTCAATACTCACTAAAGTTCCATCATTTTACAGAATATTAATCTTGTTTATTCCATTTTACTGGCCATTAGCAAAGAAGGCACCCGACCTATTGCTGTCGGCAGCCTTTCTATTGATGTTTATTGAGTTATAGTTACCACCGGTTGAATAACGGGCAAAATGAATTAGTCGTAATCGATCGCCTTCGCGTGGCCGCTGTCAGAGAACGCAAAAAAGCACCCACCAACCAAGTTGGCGCGATGCTTTTTTTTATACTGACTACTGCTTGTATTTCTATTTCCTCCCTATCCTTTAAAATAATCCGCTCTTTTCATAAAAACCTGTTCGACGCGTTCGACAATTTTTCCATCTAGCTCGGATTTTTGTTTCACTTCGTTCCATTCCTCGTCTTGCGAAAAAGTTTCCCACTGTCTTGTCCGCTCTTCCATGCTTTCGTATTTCATCGTGTAATACAGCTTGGGATGTTCCTCTAAATCCTCCCAGAAATCACAGACTTGCATGCCCAGTCTGGCGAAAATACCAAGCGTATGATCGGAAAAGCGCTTTCGAATCTCATCTATTCTTCCTGGAAGAATCGTA includes:
- a CDS encoding GyrI-like domain-containing protein, with the protein product MNIKVVTLPKYRIAYVRQVGPYGPGNIQAMEKLKKWAEDKHLIAESAIMLGIAQDNPETTLPENCRYDACIVISNDYQIDNSICESELSGGKYFICKVKHTAEDIQKAWAEIFPALQNSGYQIDNKPIFERYNGDMIYNDYCEICVPVKPF
- a CDS encoding NUDIX hydrolase gives rise to the protein MSDYIRELRSLVGTRPLILVGAVVIIQNENQQILLQHRKDGDWGLPGGLMEPGESLEDTAMREAYEETGLRINHITMLDLFSGPDLYLKLKNGDELYSVTALYLCKDFSGQLMSDQTESHEARFFDVTDLPSLNPANNIYLKKFLNSDVFC
- the tnpA gene encoding IS200/IS605 family transposase, which gives rise to MTLSRKAESNHNIVFDCKYHVVFCPKYRKKVLKEPIDTRLKSLFLEKSKALNTEIVEMEIMPDHVHLLIKCDPQFGIHKVVKHLKGYTSRVLRLEFNHLKSRLPSLWTNSYFVATVGTVQLDVIKKYIESQKERGE
- a CDS encoding RNA-guided endonuclease TnpB family protein gives rise to the protein MLVAYKYRIYPTKEQKQKIQFTLERCRLLYNRLLEERILAYKQEGKTPNYYDQANTFNERKQHIPALKQVHSQVLQDVAKRLDKAYQAFFRRVKQAETPGFPRFKPQSRYDSFTYPQGGYTIHGNKIKLSKIGEVKIKRHRELQGKMKTCSILVKNGKYYACFSCEIEAKPLPITNMKVGIDLGLKHLAIPSEGEPIESPKYLRLSEQRLKHLQRAVSKKKKGSKRRSKAVHQLAKLHEHVANQRKDHAHKVSRKLVNQYQLIAFEDLNVLGLVKNHHLAKSIVDAGWQQLVQFVMYKAESAGRQVVQVNPYNTSQQCSNCGEIVKKTLSERTHQCSCGYVADRDVNAAINILNLALKNVS
- a CDS encoding DUF6054 family protein; its protein translation is MSKISFNVSIAPLEALDFVKDNQNADLVHEEYNVVGQDKLIGTQIYEKYYFRSKNRAALIVIIDNLKGPTNVRAIATGSSEGLIFNFDWGAADNLVTSIEKILGEYIIE
- a CDS encoding NIPSNAP family protein yields the protein MIYELRIYTILPGRIDEIRKRFSDHTLGIFARLGMQVCDFWEDLEEHPKLYYTMKYESMEERTRQWETFSQDEEWNEVKQKSELDGKIVERVEQVFMKRADYFKG